A single Vigna radiata var. radiata cultivar VC1973A chromosome 8, Vradiata_ver6, whole genome shotgun sequence DNA region contains:
- the LOC106771618 gene encoding protein TAPETUM DETERMINANT 1-like, with protein sequence MVAILKWLIIFLVIARVYGGCSLRNLEVRQYDTGKLVKGYHEYAVSISNKCSELCVQRHVKLNCTGFQTVEKVQPSIFRVSGDVCVVNNGLPITSDATTNFRYAWSNSFHFNPISSDIHCYKS encoded by the exons ATGGTTGCTATCCTCAAATGGCTGATCATATTTCTCGTCATTGCAAGAG TTTATGGAGGATGCAGTCTGAGAAACCTTGAAGTGCGACAATATGATACAGGAAAACTGGTTAAGGGGTACCACGAGTATGCTGTGAGCATCTCCAACAAATGCAGTGAACTGTGCGTTCAAAGGCATGTGAAGTTAAACTGCACTGGATTTCAAACCGTGGAAAAGGTACAGCCTTCGATTTTCAGAGTGTCCGGTGATGTTTGTGTTGTTAACAATGGTCTGCCCATCACTTCTGATGCAACCACAAACTTCCGCTATGCTTGGAGCAACTCCTTCCATTTCAATCCAATTTCATCCGACATCCATTGTTACAAATCCTAG
- the LOC106771625 gene encoding phosphoenolpyruvate carboxylase kinase 2 — protein MSKYLQQEYVVSEEIGRGRFGTVYRCSSADSGESYAVKSIDKVAISASGDSLDSRCLFTEAKIVQLLSPHPHIVTIHSLYEDETHLHMILDLCYEPTFHHQVMLEHEAASVMWQLMKGVAHCHRLGVAHRDIKPDNILFDKDNRLKLADFGSAETFKEGESMNGVVGTPHYVAPEVLTGRDYNEKVDVWSCGVVLYQMLAGFLPFGGDSPVEIFESVMRSSLRLPTRVFSSVSPAAKDLLRRMLCREVSRRFSAEEVLRHRWFSIIEQSD, from the exons ATGAGTAAATACCTCCAGCAAGAGTACGTCGTTTCGGAGGAGATCGGCCGGGGAAGATTCGGTACCGTTTACCGATGCTCGTCGGCGGACTCCGGCGAGTCCTACGCCGTTAAATCCATCGACAAGGTAGCCATAAGTGCCAGCGGAGACTCCCTGGACTCCCGATGCCTCTTTACCGAGGCCAAGATCGTTCAGCTGCTCTCCCCTCACCCTCACATAGTCACTATTCATAGCCTCTACGAAGACGAAACGCACCTCCACATGATTCTCGACCTGTGTTACGAACCCACGTTTCATCACCAGGTCATGCTGGAACATGAAGCTGCTTCAGTGATGTGGCAGCTCATGAAAGGCGTGGCCCACTGCCACCGTCTTGGCGTGGCCCACCGAGACATAAAGCCCGACAACATTCTTTTCGACAAGGACAATCGGCTGAAGCTAGCCGATTTCGGCTCGGCTGAGACTTTCAAAGAGGGCGAGTCCATGAACGGAGTGGTGGGGACACCGCATTACGTGGCGCCGGAGGTCCTCACCGGAAGGGATTATAACGAGAAAGTTGACGTGTGGAGTTGTGGTGTGGTTTTGTATCAAATGTTGGCGGGGTTTTTGCCCTTTGGAGGTGATTCCCCTGTGGAGATTTTTGAGTCTGTTATGCGCTCCAGTTTGAGACTCCCAACCCGGGTTTTCTCTTCTGTTTCACCTGCCGCCAAGGATCTCCTTCGTAGAATGTTATGTAGAGAAGTCTCTAGAAGGTTCTCTGCTGAAGAAGTTCTGA GACACCGGTGGTTTAGCATTATTGAACAGAGTGACTGA